From a region of the Streptococcus ruminantium genome:
- the fmt gene encoding methionyl-tRNA formyltransferase, with protein MTKLIFMGTPDFSATVLKGMLSDERYEILAVVTQPDRAVGRKKLIQMTPVKEVALAYNLPVYQPEKLSGSQEMADLMDLGADGIVTAAFGQFLPTKLLASVDFAVNVHASLLPKYRGGAPIHYALINGDERAGVTIMEMVKEMDAGDMISSDSIAVEETDNVGSLFEKLAVVGRDLLLKTLPDYIAGNIQPVAQNPEEVTFSPNIQPEEEILDWNKTARQLFNHIRGMYPWPVAHTYWQGERFKIQEAIAVEGSGPVGHVIARTKKELIVAAGQGAISLKTVQPAGKPKMTIADFLNGAGRDIVVGDQFGDK; from the coding sequence ATGACAAAGTTGATTTTTATGGGGACACCAGATTTTTCAGCGACAGTTTTAAAAGGTATGTTGTCTGATGAAAGATATGAAATTCTAGCGGTTGTGACTCAGCCAGATCGTGCGGTTGGGCGCAAAAAGCTTATTCAAATGACACCAGTGAAGGAAGTCGCTTTGGCCTACAATCTCCCAGTCTATCAGCCAGAAAAATTATCTGGTAGCCAAGAGATGGCTGATTTGATGGATTTAGGAGCAGATGGTATTGTAACTGCTGCTTTCGGTCAATTCTTACCGACCAAATTGTTGGCTTCTGTCGACTTTGCAGTTAATGTCCATGCTTCCCTTCTTCCCAAATACCGCGGCGGTGCTCCGATTCATTACGCCCTCATCAATGGTGATGAACGTGCTGGTGTGACGATTATGGAAATGGTGAAGGAGATGGATGCTGGGGATATGATTTCAAGCGACAGCATTGCCGTTGAAGAAACCGACAATGTTGGTAGCCTATTTGAAAAATTAGCCGTTGTTGGTCGTGATTTATTGTTGAAAACTTTACCGGATTATATTGCTGGTAACATTCAGCCAGTCGCTCAAAATCCAGAAGAAGTAACCTTCTCACCTAATATTCAACCAGAAGAAGAAATCCTTGATTGGAATAAGACTGCTCGTCAACTCTTCAATCACATTCGTGGCATGTACCCTTGGCCTGTGGCTCATACTTATTGGCAGGGAGAGCGTTTTAAAATTCAAGAAGCTATCGCAGTAGAGGGTTCAGGACCGGTTGGTCATGTAATTGCTCGGACTAAGAAAGAACTTATAGTTGCAGCAGGTCAAGGAGCGATTTCCTTGAAGACCGTTCAGCCAGCAGGCAAGCCAAAGATGACAATAGCGGATTTTTTAAATGGAGCTGGGCGAGATATTGTAGTAGGAGATCAATTTGGTGACAAGTAA
- the rsmB gene encoding 16S rRNA (cytosine(967)-C(5))-methyltransferase RsmB: MVTSKQETARKLALSVLEQVFDQGAYSNIALHKVLEGCHLSVPDKALVTELVYGTVSHKITLEWYLAHFIEDREKLDSWVYYLLMLSLYQMVYLDKLPVHAVVNEAVTIAKRGRGTDKYVNAILRKISQTALPKPATIKRKNKRLSVQYSLPVWLVQTLITEYGVERAEHIFQSLQVRNKASVRVTAPEQLETLAAKLEATLSLLSPVGLVKSHGHFAGTDYFKTGLLTIQDETSQLVAPTLKVEGTEIILDACAAPGGKTCHIASQLTSGKVVALDLYDHKLSLIEENAHRLGVANKIETKRLDASRVHEVFAADTFDKILVDAPCSGIGLIRRKPDIRYNKAAIDFDSLKQIQLQILDSVCQSLKIGGIITYSTCTIIAKENQEVVQEFLRAHPNFEQVILEHPQANIMVDGCLLITPELYETDGFFIGQFRRKS, translated from the coding sequence TTGGTGACAAGTAAGCAAGAAACTGCTAGAAAGTTAGCCTTATCAGTGCTCGAACAGGTATTTGATCAGGGAGCTTATTCCAATATCGCCCTTCATAAAGTTTTGGAAGGCTGCCATCTGTCAGTACCAGACAAGGCACTCGTTACAGAGTTGGTCTATGGAACGGTATCACATAAGATTACTCTGGAATGGTACCTGGCTCATTTTATTGAAGATAGAGAGAAGTTAGACTCTTGGGTCTACTATCTCCTTATGCTTAGCCTTTATCAGATGGTTTATTTGGATAAATTACCTGTCCATGCTGTGGTGAATGAGGCTGTTACGATTGCTAAAAGAGGCAGAGGGACAGATAAGTATGTCAATGCAATCTTGCGCAAAATCAGTCAAACAGCTCTGCCAAAACCAGCGACTATTAAGCGAAAGAACAAACGTTTATCCGTTCAGTATTCCCTTCCGGTTTGGTTGGTTCAAACCTTGATAACAGAATATGGTGTTGAGCGAGCCGAACACATTTTCCAAAGTTTGCAGGTTCGCAATAAAGCTAGCGTTCGTGTGACCGCTCCCGAACAATTAGAAACCTTGGCAGCGAAATTGGAAGCGACCCTTTCACTCCTTTCTCCGGTTGGTCTGGTGAAATCACATGGTCACTTTGCTGGTACTGATTACTTTAAAACTGGGCTTTTGACAATTCAAGATGAGACCAGCCAATTGGTAGCGCCAACCTTAAAAGTTGAAGGGACTGAGATTATTTTGGATGCTTGTGCAGCTCCTGGAGGTAAGACTTGCCATATCGCATCACAGTTGACTAGTGGCAAAGTCGTTGCATTAGATTTGTATGACCATAAACTTTCCTTGATTGAAGAAAATGCCCATCGTTTGGGAGTGGCAAATAAGATTGAAACCAAGCGTTTGGATGCTAGCCGAGTTCATGAAGTGTTTGCTGCTGATACTTTTGATAAAATCTTGGTTGATGCTCCATGTTCAGGTATCGGTTTGATACGTCGTAAACCAGATATTCGCTATAACAAGGCAGCAATAGATTTTGATTCTTTAAAACAGATTCAGCTTCAAATACTGGATAGCGTTTGCCAAAGCCTGAAAATAGGTGGTATAATAACCTATAGTACCTGTACAATCATTGCAAAGGAAAATCAAGAGGTCGTTCAAGAGTTTTTACGAGCCCATCCGAATTTTGAGCAAGTGATACTTGAGCATCCACAAGCAAATATTATGGTGGATGGCTGCTTATTGATTACACCAGAGTTATATGAGACAGATGGATTTTTCATCGGTCAATTTAGACGAAAATCCTAG
- a CDS encoding Stp1/IreP family PP2C-type Ser/Thr phosphatase → MEIALLTDVGQKRSNNQDYISRYKNRAGIDLVVLADGLGGHRAGHIASEMAATDMGAAWVDTQLVTLSDVREWLITIIDEENQKIHSLGLTDEYKGMGTTLEAVVVIDNQMIYAHIGDSRVGLIRDGEYTCLTNDHSLVGALVRAGQLTEEEAQRHPQKNFVTQSIGQAEPIEPDIALKTLEVGDYVLINSDGLTNMVSIEDIRDIILSEVSLESKAETLVRFANNAGGLDNITVGLLHITEEAR, encoded by the coding sequence ATGGAAATTGCATTACTTACTGACGTTGGGCAAAAACGTTCAAACAACCAAGATTACATCAGTCGTTATAAAAACCGAGCGGGAATTGATTTAGTGGTGTTGGCAGATGGATTAGGTGGCCACCGTGCAGGTCATATTGCCAGTGAAATGGCCGCTACAGATATGGGGGCAGCCTGGGTTGATACACAGTTGGTTACCTTGAGTGATGTTCGTGAGTGGTTGATTACCATCATTGATGAGGAAAATCAAAAAATTCATTCTTTAGGACTAACAGATGAATACAAAGGGATGGGAACAACGCTTGAGGCAGTTGTTGTCATTGATAATCAAATGATTTATGCTCATATTGGAGATTCACGAGTTGGTTTGATTCGCGATGGGGAATATACATGTTTGACCAACGATCACTCATTGGTCGGAGCCTTGGTTCGAGCTGGTCAGCTTACAGAAGAAGAAGCTCAACGCCATCCCCAAAAAAACTTTGTGACACAATCTATTGGACAAGCTGAACCGATTGAACCAGACATTGCTTTGAAAACTCTTGAGGTTGGCGACTATGTCTTGATTAACAGTGATGGTCTAACCAATATGGTATCCATAGAAGATATTCGTGACATTATATTGAGTGAAGTTTCTCTTGAAAGCAAGGCAGAAACTCTCGTACGTTTCGCTAATAATGCAGGAGGTTTGGATAATATTACAGTAGGTCTGCTTCATATTACAGAGGAGGCTAGGTAA